In one window of Nocardia brasiliensis DNA:
- the glgC gene encoding glucose-1-phosphate adenylyltransferase yields MRSQPHVLGIVLAGGEGKRLFPLTADRAKPAVPFGGAYRLIDFVLSNLVNAGFLRLCVLTQYKSHSLDRHISQTWRLSGFGGEYITPVPAQQRLGPRWYTGSADAIMQSLNLIFDEDPDYIVVFGADHVYRMDPEQMVAHHIESGAGVTVAGIRVPRSEASAFGCIDSDESGRITQFLEKPAHPPGTPDDPNVTFASMGNYVFTTKVLVDSIKADADNSDSDHDMGGDIIPSLVAAGQAGVYDFADNEVPGATERDRGYWRDVGTIDAFYDAHMDLVSVHPVFNLYNRHWPIRGAAENLPPAKFAQGGLAQECIVGAGSILSAATVRNSVLSSNVVVDDGATVEGSVLMPGVRIGRGAVVRRAILDKNVVVGEGEIIGVDLDRDRDRFAVSNGGVVTVGKGVWV; encoded by the coding sequence GTGAGGAGCCAGCCGCACGTACTCGGGATCGTGCTCGCCGGTGGCGAGGGCAAGCGACTCTTTCCACTCACCGCGGACCGCGCGAAACCTGCGGTGCCCTTCGGTGGCGCGTATCGACTGATCGACTTCGTGCTCAGCAACCTGGTCAACGCCGGTTTCCTGCGACTATGCGTGCTGACCCAGTACAAGTCGCATTCGCTGGACCGCCATATCTCCCAGACCTGGCGGTTGTCCGGGTTCGGCGGGGAGTACATCACCCCGGTGCCCGCCCAGCAGCGGCTCGGGCCGCGCTGGTACACCGGCAGCGCCGACGCGATCATGCAGTCGCTCAACCTGATCTTCGACGAGGACCCGGACTACATCGTGGTTTTCGGCGCCGACCACGTGTATCGGATGGACCCGGAACAGATGGTGGCCCACCACATCGAGTCCGGCGCCGGCGTCACCGTCGCGGGCATCCGGGTGCCGCGCAGCGAGGCGAGCGCGTTCGGCTGCATCGACTCCGACGAGTCCGGCCGGATCACCCAGTTCCTGGAGAAGCCCGCGCATCCGCCCGGCACGCCCGATGATCCCAATGTCACTTTCGCGTCGATGGGCAACTACGTCTTCACCACCAAGGTGCTGGTGGATTCGATCAAGGCCGATGCCGACAACTCCGATTCCGATCACGACATGGGCGGCGACATCATTCCCTCGCTGGTCGCCGCGGGTCAGGCCGGGGTCTACGACTTCGCCGACAACGAGGTGCCCGGCGCGACCGAGCGCGACCGCGGCTACTGGCGCGACGTCGGCACCATCGACGCGTTCTACGACGCGCACATGGACCTGGTTTCGGTGCACCCGGTGTTCAACCTCTACAACCGGCACTGGCCGATTCGCGGCGCCGCCGAGAACCTGCCGCCCGCCAAGTTCGCCCAGGGTGGGCTGGCCCAGGAGTGCATCGTCGGCGCGGGCAGCATCCTCTCGGCGGCCACCGTCCGCAATTCGGTGCTCAGCTCCAACGTGGTGGTCGACGACGGCGCCACGGTCGAGGGCAGCGTGCTGATGCCGGGCGTGCGCATCGGCCGTGGCGCGGTGGTCCGCCGAGCCATCCTGGACAAGAACGTCGTCGTCGGCGAGGGCGAGATCATCGGCGTGGATCTCGACCGCGATCGCGACCGCTTCGCGGTCAGCAACGGCGGCGTGGTGACCGTGGGCAAAGGCGTCTGGGTCTGA